Within the Salvelinus sp. IW2-2015 linkage group LG19, ASM291031v2, whole genome shotgun sequence genome, the region gcagtggatACGcgttctggagtgatgaatcatgcttcactatctggcagtccgacagacaaatctgggtttggcggattccaggagaactctacctgccaacagtaaagtttggtggaggaggaataatggtctggggctgattttcatggtttgggcgAGGYcccttagttcaagtgaagggaaatcttaacgctatagcatacaatgacattctagacgattctgtgctttcaactttgtggcaacagtttggggaagggcctTTCCCTAAACAGCATGACAAAGtcagatccatacagaaatggtttgtcgagatcggtgtggaagaacctgactggcctgaatagagcctgacctcaacccaatcgaacccctttgggatgaattggaacggcgactgtgagccaggcccaacatcagtgcccaatctcactaatgctcgtggctgaatggaagcaagtccctgcagcagccttcacagaagagtggaggctgttatagcagcaaatggcagaccaactccatattaatgcccatgagcatgtgtccacatacttttggccatgtagtctaTATCACCACATGCACCAATGAGTTGATAAGGCCTATAAGGAAGCCTGGAGGGAGGAAGACACAAAATACCCAGAGAATTTGCTATTCCTTCCTTCCGTGGTATGTTTATAGTTATTCACTGTTTTAATACAAGGTCAGTTGTGTTTAACTTGTTTCTAAAGCTGGGTTCTTTAATTGAATAGCAACGTCTTGATTTAATCTCAAAGTGTGACTAACCGCCCATCTGTCTGTCTTAGGACATGCGATGTGAAATAAAATAGCCAGGCTGTGTTTACTATCTTTAAACCAAAAGGAGGGCAAATGCTGCACTAAGATGCACCGCCAGCTGTTTTCTGCAAACTCACTGCCATTTTAAACAAATTATAGAGCATCTCAGTGCCAAAAGCTTGTCTTAATCTTTGCCATTCTGTTCCAATCCTTGCTAGTCTAGTTTGATCACCGCTGCTTTCACCGTGGCAAATGTATTTTTCAAATAGCAGGGGTATGAAACAGTTCCAAGGACACTGTGGGTATCGTTGCATGTGTTCCAGACTCATTGAAATGTCAGGTGCATTTCAGTGCGTGGGTGTGTGCACTGTATATCTCCAGAAGAACAAGTATGAAAAGCATAATCATTCTTTCAACCAAGACCGAGCAGGAAGCAGATACAAGAAATAGATTGTGCAGTGTCATACTGTTACAGACAGGAGACTATTGTCTGTGTCTAACACCGGGTAAATTAAACACTGGCCCTGCTGTAGTGATGTGAATGGGACGTACTCCTGCCCCGTACTTGACCCTAGCCCACCAGTTGAAGATCATGGTGCCGTGGCAGTAGACATGTAGGAAGGTCAAGTGACTGTTCTTCTTCCTCAGGATGAAGAACACCAGGAAGAGACATGTCATATTTGTGTAATTAACATGACCGTTATACAAGAATATGACAAGAAATACCGAAAACAAATCCTCAGGAGTTAGCTAGATTTACAGACATTAGTCACATAGACAGcacataaaatgtattaaaagaaGAGATGTAAATATAGTCCAAGTGGTGCGGCTTACACCGTTTTTGCTTCAACCTGGGATAGTAGAATCGCCAACGTGTACTTACAATATCACTGAGCTCGATGACTTTGGAGGAGTAAAACCACCAGCAGACCTTGGCCATCTGTtcagaacacagagaggagacatttCAGCAGTAGTTTTAGGTTAGAAATCATTTAGATCTGTATATCAAGGCAATTGCAATGCACTGCAGTGGATGATATGAGAGAAACTTTGTTACCCGCATTTAAAAAATGCCATCCCcacttatttatttaaccaggtaggctggtgGAAAACCAGCTCACTGGCATTGCcagtgctgtagtgctgtagtccACAGGCTGACATAATAAACTATAGTTTGCCAACCAGGATGACGCTGTGAACTGAGGAAGAATGAAAATATGTTTATCTTTTGAGTTAAAGTCTATGTGTACATGTTTTATAAACGTATAATTTTAATTGGATAAtgtacctgtaacccccccccaacccaaaGAATTACTGAACAAATACATATttgctcaacaacaacaaaaataaagaaGACTTTTATGTCCTGAGCATCCAGATAAGACTGTTCCCTGTGAAGAGGGTGAGAAATGTACGATCCATAGCACAGTTATGATTTCAATCACGTGATTCATTGGCGAAGGGCACAGTACAAATCTAATTATAGGCTACTTTTCTGAGCAGTTTCCGTGGAAAACATTGCCAAAACCTTGAAACACCATGCTGTAGGTAGCAATATTAAGTAACCTGGTTGCAACTGTTGAACAAGAAGCTATAAtatgactgttaaacagccatcactaacacagagaggctgctgcctacaatcattggccactttaataaatggatcactagtcactttaataatgtttacatatcttgcattactcatctcatatgtatatactgtattttataccatctattgcatcttgcctatgccgctcgatcatcgctcatccatatatgtatatattcttattccatccctttacttagatttgtgtgtattaggtagttgttgtgaaattgttagattacttgttagatattactgcaatgtcggaactaaaagcccaagcatttcgctacactcgcaaaaacatctgctaaccatgtgtatgtgaccattaaaatGAGATTTGATTTATAATATTATTTGTGAATCTGTGAATAAATAAACAAtccaattataaaataaaaaaaggaagaaaaacatGTTAAAATACTATACGTTTACAGGTAGAGAAATGGATAATCATCATCACATATTTGCACATAGAGTATATAACAAGGATATAGATAGGTACTGTGTACAACAGATCTAAAGCATTCAAGATGGGTAAAATAGCTACAAGTTGTCCATGCGTTCCCCTGTTTCCATACCTCATAGAACATGCAGGCAGACATGCAGACCATGGCAAAGTTGTAAACGATGAGCACAGGCTAAGGTTGACTGGCTGTCTGAGCCATCAGCTTGGGGCCCACCCTTATGAGGAGCAGGTAGCACATGAGGATGCAGGTGATTGGCACAGGTGAAGGACATAGAGACAGCATTACTATAGTTTAAGAAATTGGTATTGTACTGAGAACTTCAGTGAGCACTGTGTCTGGTTTTAGAAGCACAGAAGACTTAGTTACCTCCATTCTCTAGCACTCATTGGTAGAACAGTTGGATTTTCTGCCATGTTGTGGCCATACCTAAACGCTGTGATTAAATACCTAAACGCTGTGATTCGTTATATTCAGTTACCAATTTACATTATATAAAGTCAATCCTGACTAATGAAACTACAATAAATGACTCCTAGAAGTTTACCCCATTTCACCACTCATATACCATTCCTCATATGGAAATGTTTATGAACACGACAGTACTGCCATCTAACGTCAGATTGGTACATTATGGAATGGGACACAATTGTAAAACCTGCACAGAAATATCTGACAGCTACTTATAAAAGATCCACTGAAGCATGGCAGCCGTTTTGTTGATAGTCTACTCAAGTCAGTTGGCCAGCTGGATTAGCTTCTTGCTTCAGGAGGATTTAGAAAATCCCTTACACAACCACACTTATTCAACATCCAACCTTTTCTGTTTTAATTCCCTGTCGCCTACAAAAGATTTAACATACACTTTCTATGAAGAYTTCTTTCACAGAAGAGTAACACAGCCCTAAATCAAATAACAAGGTGTTGTTGGCATAAATAGTAGTGATGATGAAGGCATTTCCCTTGGCTATACCACTAGAGTCTAGACGAGAGGGGTATTCATTTTAACACAACTTTAGAAATGACAAATGATTTTGTCATACGACAGTAATTTATAATAGGCTCTAATAGTCTATATTCCGGTGCAAACTGAACAGAACGTACTTCGTAGCCTGCACTCATCGACCGGTTTGCACAAATTGCTGATCTGAAGGTCGCAGACCACCGAACCATGGCATGGAGATTGTTGAATTTGTCTGCCGTCCAGCGCGCCATTTTCCCAGTGTTGACGATGATATCTGACCTGAGTTATCGCGTACCATCACCCCGCGCGGCAATAAAGTAATCCATCTGCTGCGCATGGTGTTTTAGCCTATCTATTTAATGCCTTGCCCACTTGTGAGCGCTTATTTAACTTGAAAACAATTCAGGGTTTTAAAGAATGGTGAATAGATTAGATATAGGCCTAGGCCCAAACATGAACATTAATATTGTCCTATTATTTGGGAAATTCATTAGTTGACATAAAAGTGAAACACTACTGACACTGAGATGTAGCCCTGCTGCTAATTTATAATATATGGCATCACAGATCATTAGGAGCAAGGTAAAACTAATTCAACTGGGAATGCAGGTCACCAACCTCTCTTCTCTGGCACATCAGTAATAGAGCAGCTGAGTTGTTCCTCAGTTTGAGGTCAGACTAGACCCATTTTCTCAAACAACATTTGGAATTCCCTACTTCTGGCTGCCCCCTCCCCACTGTCCTTGATGCCTGTCTTATGTCACTTTATTCTGGTGATGTATTCATATTCGGTTTCCTCACTGTATCCACTGACAGTAACTGAAGACAAGCAAAATAAGTCCACCCTTTATGAACACAACATATTGAACTTATTTTGATTACATTCATACATCATCATAATCATACTTTTAATTGTGCATTTAGATTAGTTATATAGAACATAGTAGGCTTAGGCTACATGCTTGTGAATAACCAGTATCTGACCATGGAACAACCAGCAACCTGGAACCTACATTTTGGATGCCTAAGTATACCCTGAAGTCCAGCACACTGCCCTGCATGGGTTCAGTGACTGTCAGTCCCGTTTTCCTCAGGACAGCATCTGTCTACAGACACCTCAGTAAGGTTTGCCCTACAGACTTCATAGCAGAGAGTAGAACATGTCACCTGACCACATGTAGGGAAGACATACTGTATTCCAAGGGCCAAATGACTCCAGTTTACTGTACAGGTTTACTTTATCAGATACAATTGACAGGCACAGACAAAATCGAACTGAATTCATACAAAACTATTTATCAGACAGTCAAGTCTGACACACTGACACAAGCCCCCACCACCATGCTAACGAACTATTACTCGTCTCAGCAACTACACAGACGGTGTTAATTGGAGTCCTGTTTATCTGTCTGACCCATGGTtgtggtggtgctgctgctggtgATGTATGTTACCACCCCCCCTCAGAAAACATCTGGAACTGGGTTGCTTCAATCTGccactgtactgtctgtctgtctcgttaaCAGCCATTCCTGCGCTGCTCAGAGACTCGTTTCGCTGTCTGCTATTCCACCCAGCTGAGTAACTCCATTTGGATTCCTGCATAACAGTAGAACGCACTAAAGTTAACAAAATAGGTACGAGCTAAAAAGACATCACCTGGGAGAGCCACAGAGCGATCTCATTATTATTCAGAATCAGTTCCCATTATAGGTAGGGTGTGTTCCTGTTTTAGACATTCTATTCCAATGGGGCACTACAGCAGACAGTAGTGTTTTCTAATGACGAGCCAAACAGAAATGAAATGTCTGTCATTCCCTTTAGAAGTGTGCTTTCACTcatggtgcagttgccatagaTGTCCTTGTGGTAAGTGGCTCTGACAGCTGCATCTATATAGGGTAGTGGAGGAAGCTGTAGGGCAGAACTATGTGGCACGTCAGTCTCCCACATCTGtcagcgagaagagagagatccaTGGCCACATGAATAAGGTGTCACACCAATTACAAAGATCTCTGTAGATAGAAAATATCTAATTTAAACCTGACAGATACTTCATACCATTAAAGTCAAAGAGCAGTGGTAAGCTTTAGATTAGTGCTGACATGTTGCCTTCAATCAATACAATCCCATTCCTTATTCATGGAACATTTATAATTCTGAgaaataatatggacttgggctGTCCCACAGAAGGACCCCTCTGTGATGGCTCTTACCTGTCGTATTGAAGTGAAGAGGttattcagcaactcttggaggacaGTGGAAGTTGATAAAAGTGCTTCTTTATTGTTTGAAGTAAAACCAAGGCATTTCGGCCCTAAGCCTTCATCAGGGTTTTTGCTCCTCAATCCctgcaccttggttggagagcgaTGTAGTGGCAGTGTTTCATTCCCTTCTTACCTGTCATATACCAGGAAGTCGTCCATGTTTCCATATAGGGCCTCCCAGACGTCATCCTGTAGGTAGACAGGGATACCCGGGGGGCCCTCCTCTTCCGTTCCCAGTACATGGCTTCGGACTGGACCTCCCACTCATTCACAATGAGGAAAGACGTGTCTGTCAGGTTGCTGCGGAGCAGCTTGTCATGCAGGCCTTCTAGTCTACTCAGCGGGACAAAGATAGGGCAAACGTGATACAGATGGCGATATTTACTCCTCCCCATTCTATCATCATTTGAATATTGTATATTTGGGTAGGCTGCTCTTAACAACTTTCTGAAATGGATCACCGGCAGCATTTCATCAACATCAATTTGTTTGAAAATACATTACCACATCATTAGGATTTCCCCCCCAAATCTTTCCACAGTGGTRTAATAACAGTATGTTACAGTAGGCCCACAGTAATTATGCCAGGCAGATTCTGAAGACTTCTCTCTTACTTGGAGGCCTGTGTGAGGCAGAAGTGTCAGCTGGCTTTCAGTAGAGCCAGAACGACTACATTTCCAAGCGGCCCCTTCATGGGGGCCCCATGGCCCTTGATCTCCCAGCGCGGTGCCGGCTTGCAGATCTTGGAGGCATCATTGTCCCATTCTACTAACAGAGGCGATGCCCATAGGAGCCCTGGCAGAGCAGCATACAGCCTCAGAGTAAAGAGACCCTGCATCATCTTCTCCCAACCTCACCTAAAAAGAGTTCCAGGAGAGAGAGGGCAATGTCAGAAGTTCATTTTCAGATTTGATTCTCATTGCAAATCTTCAAATGCATCTCTAGCAAGGAAAATAGCTATTGTCTCTGCTAAGTACAGTACTCAATTAAAATAAACGACTGAACGACATAACTGGACTGACACAACTAACCAAAAATGTTACACTGCTGTTTTTAAgctttcgagtctcatagcaaagggtctgaatattttaaataagttattttgtttaattatttatagatttgcaaacatttctaaaaatctgttttcgctttgtcattatgtggcattgatgaggaaaatgttttattttatcaattttagaacaaggctgtaacgtaacaaaatgtggaaaaagtgaaggagtctgaatactttccaaatgcactgtagttcCTGTAACATGAATCAGTTTGATAGAATCTAGTCATTACAGTTCTATGAGTAAGGTATTGTCTCCTATGCAAAATAATGTTTCACACTTTATTGGAGTGATACATGTGAATGCTTcaacacccccaaaaaataaagtCACAAGCAGCCTACTTAAAATATAGATTTATTCTTCTTCTACAGTACCATTGTTTTGATCAATCAGGGTATGCTCGCCTGCCCCTTTAGTATGTTGTCTACAAACCTCCTCCCACCAACAGGTTCTGCTTTCTAGCAAACATCCCATTAGTGATTGTAACAAAATAAGCCTCAGGTTATTCAGCCTGAGTTCAGGGGACGCAGCCAGTATATAATGCAGGTACCACAGTTCTCCAAAGGTTGTATACTGCACTGCAGTTTCCAAATGCAGCTAAACTGATTCCCATGACAAAATATAACCTACTCCTCCAATTTGTCCACTTAACATAAGTGACAATGGGGGGGCAAATAAAAACTCTGGAAACAGTGGTTAGAATTCTGCTCTTCCTTAGTATTTGTCAAACATTCTCAGCAATAAAATAAATGGCCATCTGCAGTACAGCAAATGATTAGCTWCTGAATTATGGCCCCATATTGAGCACAGAAAGGTGGCTtgatattgcagctttaaagcatTAGGCAGACTGCTGCTCTTTATAGTTTTGATGGAGCTTATGTTTCCTTCACCAAAATAAACACCACATTTTTTWGCATAAGTAAACCATTCTGAAAACCACTTATGTGAAACCAAGTCCAAAACCAAGaatgccaaaatcctgaagtatccctttaaagcaatgaggccctttatctatttccccattgtcagatgaacttgtggataccatttgtatgtcttcgtgtcctgaagtatcccttcaaAACGTGTTCTTGGTTTCTCATTTTGTCCTGGGAGCCACATCCGGTCTTCATCATGGCCTGATGGGCCACGCTGAAAATTTGATAACATAGTCCACAATCCATaatttttggaattttcaatGCTCCCTAACTATCTagcttttatttgttgtttttttattagcGAGCTAGACAGTCataaaactgtatgaatgtaaaGGTCCTttataataatttaaaattggtttgagtcattttaaagtatattgagtttgtTACCCcccaacaatttaaaaaatatatacttatttttcctCAAACCCCCCGGGCCGTATGTTTRACACCTCTGCATTAACACACACATCTCCCATTGTGCATATGCTTCCACATTTTCTTCACCACATAGGCCTACTAGCTGTCATACAGTCAGTCTTTGCTATATTGTCCTGTAAAATGAAACACACactgaaataaattaaattaaaatctcTCTTTCATGAGATCACTCCAATGAAAGCCTCATCGTCCCCATCTCCCTCTGGACTATCACATGTGGATATGATTCCTAGACCTAGCTCTGCCAGCTCATCACACCCCATGGCTGTCGTCAACATGATTTTGTTATCCAGGCGGTTGCATAAAGTTCTATAAGAGGGCAGGGGGTAGCCTAACTCCCGGAGGAATTCATAACCTTTACCACCGACCGCACATCGGATCTTACGGGCCTTCAGCACTGTCTCGTGGGACCACACAGCTCTCCGGGAACGCTTGGTCAGTGTCAGGGCGCGGACCTGGTCTTCATACAGAAATGTCTGGAGGCCCCTCTCTATTCTGTCCAGTCTGAACATTCGCTTTTTCATTTCCTCTACCTACACAAAAGAAGAGAACATACATGTTGAAGTGTTGTCTTTTCAAAGATTTTCCCAAAACGTTGTTCTTACCTGTAAAATCATTCTAATAACTGAAAGATTGAAGGGTCCATTGCATAATTGCGCGTAACAATAACTTccactgaaaaagtttgaatggAGAAAGTTGTTTCATCTAATATGAGGCAATAGTTTGAAATTGTTGAGAAAAAGGAGCTAGCACCACACCTCTTTCTGTAATCTGGCTGTGTGTTGCATTTCTTGTTCCAGCAGTGTTCTGTAATGTTGACAATGGATGCAGGGACGTTCCTCTGCCTTGTGTAGTTCATCAGCATCATCTTCCTCCATGCCTAGAGTTGTTTGCCGTCGTGCGTAGCCATGATCCCCCACATTGAGATCCCTCTCCACTAGATAGACAGAGCATTAACAACACATTTGACTCAGTCATTTGATCCACTGTTACGATCAGGAATGAACAGTTGTGTGTTAGATCAACAGGACCAGCATTTGCATTAGGCTTCTATCTGACAATTGTGTGCTATCTGGTAATCTATCAATATTTAATTTCACATATGTTAATGTgattgagaaataaataaaaagttaagTTACCTGGCTCTGGCTTGAGTGGTAGCACTATCTGTGGGGTTACGGGATAAGGTGGATCTCGCACATTGAAAAGAGTGGGGATGGCATTTGGTTTCAGCTTCTTTCCCCCTGCTGGCGACCTGGCGATTTCTTCAAACTGACTCAGCTCAAAATGGTTCTGCAAGACATAGCTGTATgattaacgttagctggctacataTTGATGTATTTTCTCTTGGTGCATTATATTGCACTACAATTAACTAATAACGTTATGGTATTAAATGTGTAGGCAAACTTGTCAACGTGTTTTGTCCTAATTTGGAGTTAGGAAACTGTTCACTGAtggacctagctagctagccagtaatgTTAGCCACCCATAATAAACTTGCCTGACACAGTCTGGAATGTGGAGTTGGTAGAAAATTACGCCGGCAGTTTACAAGCCATTTCTTCTTACGTATAGGCTCTTTTGGAAAACGAAACAGTTGCTTCCCAATGGTTGTTGAGTTTGAGCAATTTGGAGCGGAGCACCCACCCATATCTAGCGAGCTAACAAGTCAAAACAGCTAAatgtagctaacaagctaacCATCAGCCAGTGTTGTTGGCGATGCAATCGAACGACACAGCTAACTAGCATGTAGCTTRGTGAGGCTAATGCTACCAGAACGTTACACTTGTTCTCATaggaaacaaaacactaaatacAGAATGTGGTGAAACATGATCTCATCCCAACCATTAACAAAAATATTAAGCGATGTTCGCAGCATgccaaaaaatatgaaattgcaAAGAAAGTAAATTCTGACTGTTTGAGCCAAAATGGCGCACCTGCCCCAACGGTTGTTTGCTGGCGTCACCGGTATGCGCTATCCAAGTAACTGCCTGCTTCAAATATTTATTCAAGAGAAGTAAATACAACATCTCACGCATTAAAATTCGATTTATGGGGACTAAGAAAAGACACCACATATATTTAGTCGAAATTGCCCCATATTGAAAATTAAGTGATTACAGAaaggtaaaacaaatattttcaacaacaaaaacggTCCACGCCTACTGTGGTCCTTTGTGTATTGACGGAAAATCTGAGAGGGCCTATTCAGACCACGTTAGAATATTTGCAGGTTAAATTACGCTTCATATTCTCCATTAATTTGGATCTTTCCAACTGGGACATCGTGAAGAATATCGCATACTAGTGCACAGAACGCTTTCATTGGACAACCGAAAACACCATGCAATGAGCTCCCCGGCCATTCAATAAGTCTAGTTACTCGATCCCACtgtctttagctagctagctagctaacattaggctacagACGTTGAACATTTTGGTTGTGCTCAAATATTAACCAGGTAGCTATGACATCCTCCATGGTGGTCCCTGTTATTGATGTGCAGAATGATAATTTCAAAGAACTGTGGCCAACTATGGTCCTTGCAATCAAGGCGGCCTCCTTCATTGCACTGGATACGGTAAGTGTCGCATCAAGCTAAAGCGAGTTTAGTAGACAGAAATAGCTAGCTACGTACATTGGCttctatatgtaattatatggGCCCAACAACCTTTATGTAGGTCTGTTGACACTAATAatgtcattctgtctgtctgaatgttTTGTTTCAGGAATTGAGTGGCCTTGGAAATAGAAAAGCTTTGCTGGCAGAGTGAGTATGGCTGTTTATTAATTGAAGTTtaatatgtttttttctcattATGTATTGTACTTTCACCATGGTATCTCAATCTCAAGTGTTGCATTGGATCTATCTCTGTTTTAATTTTTAAGATGCATAGAGGACCGTTACAAAGCCATATGCAATGCAGCTCGCACACGCTCCATTCTCTCCCTTGGGTTTGCTTGTTATAAGAAACTTGAAAACAAGGTAAAGGTCTCCTTTGCACATTGACATTCAGAAAGCTAAATATACAGTTTGACATTAATTGATGTCTGATCTCTTTCCAGGATGATGATGATACGTACCTTGTGCAGGTGTACAACCTGACATTGCTCTGCAGTGAGGAGTACGTAATTGAACCACAGTCCGTGCAGTTCCTGGTGCAATATGGATTTGACTTCAACAAACAATATGCTGAAGGTGTCCCTTATCTCAGGGGCAATGACAGGGTGAGATCAAGATTTTGTTGTTAATCCCTCAGATCCACAGAGACAAATGCACAGGTTTAAACGATACTAGGCTGCAGCTTTTATTTTGTGGACTATTCCTAATTGTTACCTTTAAGTGGTGAAGTGATCCAGTGTTCTATTCCTTTCTTGTATCCAGGGAGTGGATGCCCATGGAATGAACATGAGGATGCTGTTTGTGGAACTCCTACGGGCTCGCAAGCCTTTGGTGCTGCACAATGGCTTGATTGACATAGTGTTCCTTTATCAGTGCTTCTATGCCCAACTGCCAGATAAACTAGGAACTTTCACTGCTGACTTGTCCCAGATGTTCCCTGCTGGGATCTATGACACCAAGTACGCTACAGAGAATGAGCTGCGCTTTGCTGCCTCTTACCTGGAGTATGCCTACAAGAAGTGGTTAGTATAGTAAATACTAATATATTCAGGGCTCAATTCAATCACATCCACATAGCGATTGTTTTGACATGTC harbors:
- the LOC111979159 gene encoding THAP domain-containing protein 1 A → MGGCSAPNCSNSTTIGKQLFRFPKEPIRKKKWLVNCRRNFLPTPHSRLCQNHFELSQFEEIARSPAGGKKLKPNAIPTLFNVRDPPYPVTPQIVLPLKPEPVERDLNVGDHGYARRQTTLGMEEDDADELHKAEERPCIHCQHYRTLLEQEMQHTARLQKEVEEMKKRMFRLDRIERGLQTFLYEDQVRALTLTKRSRRAVWSHETVLKARKIRCAVGGKGYEFLRELGYPLPSYRTLCNRLDNKIMLTTAMGCDELAELGLGIISTCDSPEGDGDDEAFIGVIS